In the Malaclemys terrapin pileata isolate rMalTer1 chromosome 12, rMalTer1.hap1, whole genome shotgun sequence genome, one interval contains:
- the LOC128846789 gene encoding LOW QUALITY PROTEIN: olfactory receptor 6B1-like (The sequence of the model RefSeq protein was modified relative to this genomic sequence to represent the inferred CDS: inserted 1 base in 1 codon), translating to MDYITWILAPEMLHEEVTTETPAAHRSGLETNPIGKPEQGNQTSITEFILLGFGDLPELQIPLILLLLVIYIATLXNLLIIVLVVADRHLHSPMYFFLGNLSCLETCYTSSILPRMLASPLTGDRTISFTGCLTQYYFFGSLVATECLLLSVMSYDRYLAICNPLHYPARMSSRACLQLAGGSWIGGFLCSSISTLSISQLTFCGPNVIDHFFCDFIPLLKLSCNDPHLMEIVTFTLTLLFSLVPFMLTLMSYICIIATILRIPSTTGRQKAFSTCSSHLIVVSIYYSTLLIVYMFPTTDILSDFKKVLSVVYTVLTPLVNPLIYSLRNKEVQEALRNLTSGIKILKNQWENTLTCLVIQ from the exons ATGGACTATATAACCTGGATCCTGGCCCCTGAAATGCTGCATGAGGAGGTGACAACAGAGACTCCAGCTGCTCACAGATCCGGCTTAGAG ACAAACCCCATAGGAAAACCAGAGCAGGGAAACCAAACGTccatcacagaattcatcctcctgggatttggggaCCTCCCTGAACTGCAGATACCTCTCATTCTGCTGCTCCTAGTGATCTACATCGCAACGC GGAACCTCCTCATCATTGTGCTAGTTGTGGCTGATCGGCACCTTCAcagccccatgtacttcttcctggggaacttgtcctgcttggagacctgctacacctcctccatcctgcccaggatgctggccagtCCCCTGACTGGGGACAGGACTATTTCATTTACTGGCTGCCTCACACAATATTATTTCTTTGGTTCTCTGGTTGCTACAGAATGCCTTCTCCTGTCGGTGATGTCTTACGATCGGTATTTAGCGATTTGCAATCCACTGCACTATCCAGCCCGTATGAGTAGCAGGGCCTGCCTCCAGCTTGCAGGTGGCTCTTGGATAGGTGGCTTCCTATGTAGTAGCATATCAACGTTGTCGATATCTCAGTTAACATTCTGTGGCCCCAATGTGATTGATCATTTCTTTTGCGATTTTATCCCCCTTCTAAAACTCTCCTGCAATGACCCTCACCTGATGGAAATAGTGACTTTCACACTGACCTTGCTTTTCTCACTGGTCCCATTCATGCTAACCTTGATGTCCTACATCTGCATTATCgccaccatcctgagaatcccgTCCACCACTGGGAGGCAAAAggcattttccacctgctcctcccacctcattgtgGTGAGCATTTATTATTCAACTCTGCTGATTGTCTATATGTTCCCAACCACCGACATCCTGAGCGACTTCAAGAAAGTTCTGTCTGTCGTCTAcacagtcctgactcccctggtcaatcccctcatctacagtctgagaaacaaagaggtaCAGGAGGCCTTAAG
- the LOC128846790 gene encoding olfactory receptor 1020-like → MANPEQGNQMSNTEFVLLGFGDLPELQILLFLLFLVIYIATMVGNILIMVLVVADQRLHTPMYFFLGNLSCLETCYTSTILPRLLASLLTGDRTISFNGCVTQYYFFGSLLATECLLLSVMSYDRYLAICNPLHYPARMSGRSFLQLAGGSWIGGFLLSSITTLSISQLAFCGPNVIDHFFGDLIPLVKLSCKDPHLMEMLAFTLSLLFSVVPFLLTLMSYICIISTILRILSTTGRQNAFSTCSTHLIVLSIYYGTLLIVYMFPTTDILSDFKKVFSVIYTVLTPLVNPLIYSLRNKEALMKACRKFMFRPF, encoded by the exons ATGGCGAATCCAGAACAGGGAAATCAAATGTCTAACACAGAATTCGTCCTCCTGGGATTCGGGGATCTCCCAGAACTTCAGATCCTTCTATTCCTGCTGTTCCTAGTGATCTACATTGCGACCATGGTCGGGAACATCCTCATCATGGtgctagttgtggctgatcagcgTCTGCACactcccatgtacttcttcctggggaacttgtcctgcttggagacctgctacacctccaccattctgcccaggctgctggccagtctcctgactggggacagaactATTTCATTCAATGGATGTGTCACACAATATTATTTCTTTGGTTCTCTGCTTGCTACAGAATGCCTTCTCCTGTCagtgatgtcttatgatcggtatttagccATATGCAATCCACTGCACTATCCAGCCCGTATGAGTGGCAGGTCTTTCCTACAGCTTGCAGGTGGCTCTTGGATAGGTGGCTTCCTACTTAGTAGCATAACAACGCTGTCGATATCACAGTTAGCGTTCTGTG gccCCAATGTTATTGACCATTTTTTTGGTGATCTCATCCCCCTTGTAAAACTCTCCTGCAAGGACCCTCACCTGATGGAAATGTTGGCTTTCACACTAAGCTTGCTTTTCTCAGTGGTCCCATTCCTACTTACCTTGATGTCCTACATCTGTATCATTtccaccatcctgagaatcctGTCCACCACCGGGAGGCAAAacgccttttccacctgctccacCCACCTCATCGTGTTGAGCATTTATTATGGAACTCTGCTGATTGTCTATATGTTCCCAACCACCGACATCCTGAGCGACTTTAAGAAAGTTTTCTCTGTCATCTAcacagtcctgactcccctggtcaatcccctcatctacagcctgagaaacaaagaggccCTAATGAAAGCTTGCAGGAAATTCATGTTTCGACCATTCTAA